The Streptomyces sp. NBC_01591 genome window below encodes:
- a CDS encoding DUF6262 family protein: MASGKRVPAEVLKAARLRDSQTKRTKVLAVLHDMVARGEPVTFAAVAKTAGVSNWLVYAEGVREHIDAARARQAVHPPKPSTGASVSSAGLKTDLALARQEITALREERDKLKDAVRRQLGQQLDQVGTGELVARIDELSRQNAELTAERDALTRGKAEREEKLAEAEEDRDAARASLRRMMRRKNTNPDVPEAG; this comes from the coding sequence TTGGCGAGCGGCAAGCGTGTCCCCGCCGAGGTCCTCAAGGCAGCCCGTCTCCGCGACAGCCAGACCAAGCGGACCAAAGTCCTGGCGGTACTGCACGACATGGTTGCCCGCGGCGAGCCCGTCACCTTCGCGGCCGTCGCCAAGACCGCCGGGGTGTCCAACTGGCTGGTCTACGCCGAGGGCGTCCGTGAGCACATCGACGCCGCCCGTGCCCGGCAGGCCGTGCACCCGCCGAAGCCCAGCACAGGGGCTTCCGTCAGCTCGGCGGGCTTGAAGACCGATCTGGCGCTGGCTCGCCAGGAGATCACCGCACTGCGGGAGGAGCGGGACAAGCTCAAGGACGCCGTGCGACGACAGCTGGGGCAGCAACTCGACCAGGTCGGCACGGGCGAGCTGGTGGCCCGCATCGACGAGCTCAGCCGCCAGAACGCCGAGCTGACCGCCGAGAGAGACGCGCTGACTCGGGGCAAGGCCGAGCGGGAGGAGAAGCTTGCCGAGGCGGAGGAGGACCGGGACGCGGCTCGCGCGAGCCTGCGCAGGATGATGCGCAGGAAGAACACCAACCCGGATGTCCCCGAAGCCGGATGA